From Topomyia yanbarensis strain Yona2022 chromosome 1, ASM3024719v1, whole genome shotgun sequence, one genomic window encodes:
- the LOC131684160 gene encoding uncharacterized protein LOC131684160 isoform X1, giving the protein MSPEVPKKFYRHVLKGVAHYSRTRKRACDLQDITAYLYLKNRRLITADQLRTISRKAVSKLCTAGVIKKVRNEYWLVEPYTVTQHPREELARPSSSSPSSRIKRKASPSYPTSLPKRQRRAPSRRSAVPMDVDESAPVNDEQQFDSDDDYEDDDDDDDDSEEAIPPEPVKVEGVAANLEQASYSSEEEQSGAMSADEDESAGVAAGSANPLFRWLKFW; this is encoded by the exons ATGTCCCCGGAAGTGCCGAAGAAATTCTACCGACATGTCCTTAAAGGTGTCGCCCACTACTCCCGTACAAGAAAACGCG CTTGCGACCTCCAAGACATTACCGCCTACCTGTACCTGAAAAACCGAAGGCTCATAACAGCGGACCAGCTGcgaaccatttcccggaaagcCGTTTCGAAACTGTGCACTGCAGGCGTAATAAAAAAAGTACGAAATGAGTACTGGTTGGTCGAACCGTACACAGTTACGCAACACCCGAGGGAAGAATTGGCAAGACCTTCCTCATCATCGCCCTCGTCGAGGATCAAACGAAAAGCTTCACCAAGCTATCCGACATCGTTGCCCAAACGTCAGAGGCGCGCCCCGTCCAGGCGATCCGCTGTGCCAATGGACGTAGATGAATCCGCGCCGGTTAACGACGAGCAACAGTTCGATAGTGACGATGACTAtgaagatgatgatgatgatgatgatgacagtGAAGAAGCGATCCCTCCTGAACCGGTCAAGGTGGAAGGGGTAGCAGCTAATCTGGAACAAGCATCCTACTCCAGCGAGGAAGAGCAGAGCGGAGCGATGTCAGCGGATGAGGACGAATCGGCAGGCGTGGCTGCTGGAAGTGCTAACCC ATTGTTCCGATGGTTGAAATTCTGGTGA
- the LOC131684160 gene encoding uncharacterized protein LOC131684160 isoform X2, with the protein MSPEVPKKFYRHVLKGVAHYSRTRKRACDLQDITAYLYLKNRRLITADQLRTISRKAVSKLCTAGVIKKVRNEYWLVEPYTVTQHPREELARPSSSSPSSRIKRKASPSYPTSLPKRQRRAPSRRSAVPMDVDESAPVNDEQQFDSDDDYEDDDDDDDDSEEAIPPEPVKVEGVAANLEQASYSSEEEQSGAMSADEDESAGVAAGSANP; encoded by the exons ATGTCCCCGGAAGTGCCGAAGAAATTCTACCGACATGTCCTTAAAGGTGTCGCCCACTACTCCCGTACAAGAAAACGCG CTTGCGACCTCCAAGACATTACCGCCTACCTGTACCTGAAAAACCGAAGGCTCATAACAGCGGACCAGCTGcgaaccatttcccggaaagcCGTTTCGAAACTGTGCACTGCAGGCGTAATAAAAAAAGTACGAAATGAGTACTGGTTGGTCGAACCGTACACAGTTACGCAACACCCGAGGGAAGAATTGGCAAGACCTTCCTCATCATCGCCCTCGTCGAGGATCAAACGAAAAGCTTCACCAAGCTATCCGACATCGTTGCCCAAACGTCAGAGGCGCGCCCCGTCCAGGCGATCCGCTGTGCCAATGGACGTAGATGAATCCGCGCCGGTTAACGACGAGCAACAGTTCGATAGTGACGATGACTAtgaagatgatgatgatgatgatgatgacagtGAAGAAGCGATCCCTCCTGAACCGGTCAAGGTGGAAGGGGTAGCAGCTAATCTGGAACAAGCATCCTACTCCAGCGAGGAAGAGCAGAGCGGAGCGATGTCAGCGGATGAGGACGAATCGGCAGGCGTGGCTGCTGGAAGTGCTAACCCGTAA